In Alloyangia pacifica, the following proteins share a genomic window:
- a CDS encoding L,D-transpeptidase family protein, giving the protein MFIGRHVFVLAAVLLLAACGGGRDPASMKFRSYSGPSVTHVVVHKQARKMYLLHHDSIMKVYDIGLGFDPTGDKKVEGDGKTPEGLYMIDRRNPNSRFHLSLGIDYPNAADRAEARFLGKSPGGDIFIHGRPPAYQNGVWDWTWGCIAVTDREIEDIYAMIRADRPTPILIMP; this is encoded by the coding sequence ATGTTTATTGGCAGGCACGTGTTCGTGCTCGCAGCGGTTTTGCTGCTTGCCGCCTGCGGCGGTGGGCGGGACCCGGCGAGCATGAAATTCAGGTCCTATAGCGGGCCGTCCGTCACCCATGTCGTGGTGCATAAGCAGGCTCGCAAGATGTACCTGCTGCACCATGATTCGATCATGAAGGTCTATGACATCGGTCTTGGTTTCGACCCGACCGGCGACAAGAAGGTCGAAGGCGACGGCAAGACGCCCGAAGGGCTCTACATGATCGACCGGCGCAACCCGAACTCGCGGTTCCACCTGAGCCTCGGGATCGACTACCCCAACGCCGCCGACCGTGCCGAGGCGCGCTTTCTTGGAAAGAGCCCGGGCGGAGACATCTTCATCCACGGCCGCCCGCCAGCCTATCAGAACGGTGTCTGGGATTGGACCTGGGGCTGCATCGCCGTGACCGACCGCGAGATCGAGGATATCTACGCGATGATCCGTGCCGACAGGCCGACGCCGATCCTTATCATGCCCTGA